The Mycolicibacterium lutetiense genome window below encodes:
- a CDS encoding acyl carrier protein, which produces MRGRVLAALSEVLYVDESDLVDGDATDLRDLGLDSVRFVLLMKQLGIDRESDVPRRLADNLSIAGWVQELEKLDAPV; this is translated from the coding sequence CTGAGGGGCCGGGTCCTCGCTGCACTCTCGGAAGTGCTGTATGTCGATGAATCAGATCTCGTCGACGGCGATGCGACCGATCTGCGAGATCTCGGGCTGGACTCGGTTCGATTCGTGCTGCTGATGAAGCAACTCGGTATCGACCGGGAATCGGATGTCCCGCGGCGCCTGGCGGACAACCTGTCGATCGCCGGCTGGGTCCAGGAGTTGGAGAAGTTGGATGCTCCCGTCTGA
- a CDS encoding heavy metal translocating P-type ATPase — protein sequence MTTATVPDNEVAQRIALDVTGMSCGACAARVENKLNKVDGVRASVNFATRVATVEATADIGVEQLCAVIERAGYQAAPRVERSTMDVDPDADHARSLLRRLAVAAVLFIPLADLSVMFAVVPDTRFTGWQWVLTALAAPIVTWAAWPFHRSALRNARHGTSTMETLISIGVTAATVWSMYTIFFDHQTYHAAGVWQALLGSDAIYLEVAAGVTVFVLAGRYFEARARSRAGGALRALAALGAKSVTVLLADGGELVLPADELKEGQRFVVRPGEAIAADGLVVSGAAAVDVSAMTGESKPVQTQEGSSVVGGTVVLDGRLIVEAAAVGPDTRFAGMVRLVEQAQAQKADAQRLADRIAAVFVPCVLVIAAVTAMGWLLVDGDVNRAVSAALAVLVIACPCALGLATPTAMMVASGRGAQLGIFLKGHRALEAIRAVDTVVFDKTGTLTTGQPQVITVVAAQGWSEDEVLALAAAVESASEHPVAHAIVTACAERDVAAVEDFHAFAGHGVAGSVDGVAIVVGRPAWVTRDRVVPANLAAARRVGESQGQTVVFVASGDTVCGAVCVADAVKDSAAGAIAQLHAEGMKTMLLTGDNAATAAAIGAAVGIDDVVAEVLPEDKVGVIEKLRDQGRVVAMVGDGINDGPALACADLGLAIGRGTDVAIGAADIILVRDNLDSVPQALGLARATMRTIRVNMIWAFGYNIAAIPIAAAGLLNPLIAGAAMAVSSFLVVSNSLRLRNFGTVQPNTFKDAQLPAARISG from the coding sequence GTGACAACAGCAACTGTCCCCGACAACGAGGTGGCCCAGCGCATTGCGCTGGACGTCACAGGAATGTCGTGTGGGGCCTGCGCTGCACGCGTGGAAAACAAACTCAACAAGGTCGACGGCGTGCGCGCGTCAGTGAACTTCGCCACTCGCGTCGCCACTGTCGAGGCCACCGCGGACATCGGCGTCGAGCAACTGTGTGCGGTCATCGAACGGGCCGGCTATCAGGCCGCCCCGCGGGTCGAGCGCTCCACGATGGACGTCGACCCCGATGCTGACCACGCCCGCAGCCTGCTCCGACGCCTCGCCGTGGCCGCTGTGTTGTTCATCCCCCTCGCCGATCTGTCGGTGATGTTTGCTGTGGTGCCTGACACCCGGTTCACCGGGTGGCAGTGGGTGCTCACCGCGTTGGCTGCACCGATCGTGACGTGGGCCGCTTGGCCGTTCCACCGCAGCGCGCTGCGCAATGCCCGGCACGGAACCTCCACCATGGAGACGTTGATCTCCATCGGTGTCACCGCGGCCACCGTGTGGTCGATGTACACGATCTTCTTCGACCACCAGACCTACCACGCTGCGGGTGTGTGGCAGGCGTTACTCGGCAGCGACGCGATCTACCTCGAGGTTGCGGCGGGCGTAACAGTTTTCGTACTCGCGGGCCGTTACTTCGAGGCCCGGGCCCGTTCGCGGGCCGGGGGAGCGCTGCGGGCGCTTGCGGCGCTCGGCGCCAAGTCGGTGACGGTGTTGCTTGCCGACGGCGGAGAGCTCGTGCTGCCCGCCGACGAACTCAAAGAGGGCCAGCGTTTCGTCGTGCGTCCCGGTGAAGCCATCGCCGCCGACGGCCTTGTGGTGTCCGGGGCGGCGGCCGTCGATGTCAGCGCGATGACCGGGGAGTCGAAACCGGTACAGACTCAGGAAGGTTCGAGCGTCGTGGGTGGCACCGTGGTGCTCGACGGCCGGCTGATCGTCGAGGCTGCCGCGGTTGGACCCGACACCCGGTTCGCCGGGATGGTCCGTCTGGTGGAGCAGGCGCAGGCGCAGAAGGCCGATGCGCAGAGACTGGCCGACCGTATCGCCGCGGTGTTCGTGCCGTGTGTGCTCGTGATCGCGGCGGTCACCGCCATGGGTTGGCTGCTGGTCGATGGCGACGTCAACCGAGCGGTATCGGCCGCCCTGGCCGTCCTGGTGATCGCCTGCCCTTGCGCGCTGGGGCTCGCGACCCCGACCGCGATGATGGTCGCATCGGGCCGCGGCGCTCAGCTGGGGATCTTCCTCAAAGGGCACCGCGCCTTGGAGGCGATTCGCGCCGTCGACACGGTTGTGTTCGACAAGACCGGCACCCTGACCACCGGGCAGCCCCAGGTCATCACGGTTGTCGCGGCGCAGGGATGGAGCGAGGACGAGGTCCTCGCACTTGCGGCAGCGGTTGAGTCGGCGTCCGAGCATCCGGTGGCCCATGCGATCGTCACCGCGTGCGCGGAACGTGACGTCGCCGCGGTGGAGGACTTCCACGCGTTCGCCGGCCACGGTGTGGCCGGTTCCGTGGACGGCGTGGCCATCGTCGTCGGGCGTCCGGCCTGGGTCACCCGGGACCGGGTGGTGCCTGCCAACCTCGCGGCCGCCCGCCGGGTGGGCGAGTCGCAAGGCCAGACAGTCGTATTCGTCGCCTCCGGCGACACTGTCTGCGGTGCCGTCTGCGTCGCCGACGCCGTCAAGGACTCGGCCGCCGGTGCCATCGCCCAACTCCACGCCGAGGGCATGAAAACCATGCTGCTGACGGGCGACAATGCCGCGACCGCCGCTGCGATCGGCGCAGCGGTGGGTATCGACGATGTGGTCGCCGAGGTGTTGCCCGAGGACAAGGTCGGCGTGATCGAGAAGTTGCGCGACCAGGGCCGGGTGGTGGCGATGGTCGGCGACGGGATCAACGACGGCCCCGCGTTGGCCTGTGCTGACCTGGGCCTGGCCATCGGGCGGGGAACCGACGTGGCCATCGGCGCGGCCGACATCATTCTCGTGCGCGACAACCTCGATTCGGTGCCGCAGGCGTTGGGCCTGGCCCGGGCCACGATGCGGACCATCAGGGTCAACATGATCTGGGCCTTCGGGTACAACATCGCGGCCATCCCGATCGCCGCCGCGGGGCTGCTGAACCCGTTGATCGCCGGTGCGGCGATGGCGGTGTCGTCTTTCCTGGTGGTCTCGAACAGCCTGCGGTTACGCAATTTCGGTACGGTGCAACCGAATACGTTCAAGGATGCTCAGTTGCCGGCGGCGCGCATATCCGGCTGA
- the sigC gene encoding RNA polymerase sigma factor SigC, with product MSTVVTTERDQDQVTRLAFAAGRGDSAALEQFIRATQTDVWRTVAYLGDSGSADDLTQETFLRAITALPRFSGRSSARTWLLSIARRVVVDQIRHKQSRPRTHHGVDVEQVLESYRPVGGFEKMVEIRLLLDGLDPDRRHALLLTQVLGLSYAEAAEVCGCPVGTIRSRVARAREDLIAAAERDDLTG from the coding sequence ATGTCGACGGTTGTGACTACCGAACGCGACCAGGACCAGGTTACGCGGCTGGCCTTCGCCGCCGGCCGCGGAGATTCTGCGGCGCTCGAGCAGTTCATCCGGGCCACCCAGACCGATGTCTGGCGAACCGTCGCGTACCTCGGCGACTCCGGGTCGGCCGACGACCTGACGCAAGAGACGTTCCTTCGCGCCATCACCGCACTGCCCCGGTTCAGTGGCCGGTCATCGGCCCGAACCTGGCTGCTGTCGATCGCTCGGCGCGTGGTCGTCGACCAGATTCGGCACAAGCAGAGCCGACCGCGCACCCACCACGGGGTAGATGTCGAACAGGTCCTCGAGAGTTACCGCCCGGTCGGCGGGTTCGAGAAGATGGTCGAGATCCGCCTCCTGTTGGACGGACTGGACCCCGACCGTCGGCATGCTCTCCTACTGACGCAGGTCCTCGGCCTGTCCTATGCGGAAGCCGCGGAGGTGTGTGGCTGCCCCGTCGGCACGATTCGTTCACGCGTGGCACGGGCCCGCGAGGACCTGATCGCGGCGGCCGAACGGGACGATCTGACCGGCTAG
- a CDS encoding cation transporter has product MTAHRTETSGTRQIRLDVTGMSCGACSRRVENTLNKIDGVHASVAISTKIATIDARPDISVADLCDAVEQAGYHAEERTAVDDNAESVADGAPQKRSLVARAIRWVTVGHMGG; this is encoded by the coding sequence GTGACCGCACACCGTACCGAGACATCAGGTACCCGGCAGATCCGACTCGACGTGACCGGAATGTCCTGCGGTGCATGCTCGCGCCGGGTCGAGAACACACTCAACAAGATCGACGGAGTACACGCTTCGGTGGCCATCTCGACGAAGATCGCGACCATCGATGCCCGCCCCGACATCAGTGTCGCCGACCTCTGCGATGCCGTTGAACAGGCCGGCTACCACGCCGAAGAGCGCACCGCCGTCGACGACAACGCGGAATCGGTAGCCGACGGCGCGCCGCAGAAACGCTCCTTGGTGGCGAGGGCCATCCGCTGGGTGACCGTCGGGCACATGGGCGGCTGA
- the fadD10 gene encoding fatty acid--CoA ligase FadD10 produces MAMTPPPTTVLERIVERAEQQPEAIALRRCDGSSALRYRDLLVEVDRLAADLVSRSVTPGSRVFVISDNGPETYLAVLACARVGAIAVMVDGALPAATIDRFGEITAPGAILIAPGCRLQSADLGSLRSIPAVNVTITGGAADRTGDPVSASLPGSPGGGADHPMAMIFTSGTTGTPKAVLLPNRTFYSIADILQREQLAWVDWIVGETTYSPLPATHIGGLWWILNCLMQGGLCITGGENTSSIAEILTVNEVATTCLVPTLLTRLVSELRSTGKPVPPSLRMVGYGGSRAVASDVHFVEKAGVRTAQVYGLSETGCTALCLPTDDGSIARIEAGAVGRPYPGVQVHLDGDGSGPPRHPGSDSASSGTLWIKSPANMLGYWDNPDRTAEVLVEGWVNTGDLLDLHDDGFFYIRGRSSEMIISGGVNIAPDEVDRIAEGVAGVEAAACYEFPDEEFGALVGLAVVASTDLDESGARKLKHAIAARFRQECEPMARPSMIRLVHEIPRTQSGKIMRASLAVAAGG; encoded by the coding sequence ATGGCTATGACACCCCCACCGACCACGGTGTTGGAACGCATCGTTGAGCGGGCAGAACAACAGCCCGAGGCGATCGCCCTCCGTCGCTGCGACGGAAGCAGTGCTCTTCGCTACCGGGACCTCCTGGTCGAAGTGGACAGGTTGGCAGCCGATCTCGTCTCCCGATCGGTCACTCCGGGAAGTCGGGTGTTCGTCATCTCCGACAACGGCCCCGAGACCTACCTGGCGGTGCTGGCCTGCGCAAGGGTCGGGGCCATTGCCGTCATGGTGGACGGTGCCCTGCCCGCGGCGACCATTGACCGGTTCGGTGAGATCACCGCTCCCGGTGCGATTCTGATCGCGCCCGGCTGCCGGCTGCAATCCGCGGATCTCGGCTCTCTCCGATCGATCCCTGCCGTCAACGTCACCATCACCGGCGGCGCGGCTGACCGCACCGGCGACCCGGTCTCAGCGTCATTGCCCGGCAGTCCAGGTGGTGGAGCAGACCACCCGATGGCCATGATTTTCACCAGCGGAACCACCGGCACGCCGAAAGCAGTGCTGCTGCCCAACCGAACCTTCTACTCCATTGCCGACATTCTGCAGCGCGAGCAGTTGGCATGGGTTGACTGGATCGTCGGCGAAACCACGTACTCGCCACTGCCCGCGACGCACATCGGTGGGCTGTGGTGGATCCTCAACTGTCTGATGCAGGGCGGGCTGTGCATCACCGGCGGCGAGAACACCTCGTCGATCGCCGAGATCCTCACCGTCAATGAGGTCGCGACCACATGTCTGGTTCCCACGCTACTGACCCGGTTGGTGTCCGAGCTGCGGTCCACGGGAAAGCCGGTCCCGCCGTCGCTACGCATGGTGGGGTACGGCGGATCCCGGGCGGTCGCCTCCGACGTGCACTTTGTGGAGAAGGCGGGCGTTCGTACCGCGCAGGTCTATGGCCTGAGCGAGACCGGCTGCACCGCACTGTGTCTCCCGACCGATGACGGGTCGATCGCCAGGATCGAAGCGGGTGCAGTCGGGCGGCCCTATCCCGGCGTGCAAGTTCACCTGGACGGAGACGGCAGCGGACCGCCCAGACACCCAGGTTCTGACTCGGCTTCGTCGGGCACACTGTGGATCAAGTCCCCGGCGAACATGTTGGGATATTGGGACAATCCCGACCGGACTGCTGAGGTTCTTGTTGAGGGGTGGGTGAACACCGGGGATCTTCTCGACCTTCACGACGACGGCTTTTTCTACATCAGGGGACGGTCGTCGGAGATGATCATCTCCGGTGGCGTGAACATCGCGCCCGATGAGGTTGATCGCATCGCCGAAGGGGTGGCCGGCGTCGAGGCGGCAGCCTGCTACGAATTCCCCGACGAGGAGTTCGGGGCACTGGTGGGCCTGGCCGTGGTCGCGTCGACGGACCTGGACGAATCTGGGGCCAGAAAACTCAAACACGCTATTGCGGCCCGCTTCCGGCAGGAGTGCGAACCGATGGCCAGACCGTCGATGATCAGGCTCGTGCACGAGATTCCTCGAACCCAGTCCGGCAAGATCATGCGTGCCTCATTGGCCGTGGCCGCCGGTGGATGA
- a CDS encoding AMP-binding protein, which yields MLPSEDPPAQRIPLSRSQQNIYNGVLRDHDPHLYLIGRRYRFEPTPPAEFLTALRKAILANPVQLCVLAASADAGGYPDLVPRLDVDDLVHVYRDDDSTVLASEWGSGILAKPLARYSVQLDGDGLVRRLDADAHHLLLDGGAIGIIEAHLGRFLAGGSQTDIAGVREGLTGVATAHRREAIRIDESRERLTTAVQRELAEGSHGHPGAEQPVMAAKGILAESAVISGEAYREILNVADRENVPLNVLVAAAATAVDASIRHTTDSLLVHAVDNRFGDPDLDAATCLVNSVAQPVRFPAFASVADVVRTLDRGYVKAVRRRWLREEHYRRMYLAINRTTSVETLTLNFLREPCAPELSTFLAAAPVTMHIGPVEGMTVASVLDERRHTLTLNVWNRSDQLRQTVGVAERISTALRSMATMWDLPLAMTVDEWCGIADDGTVAPADDRGDPLPPAWFLDRPAIIGEWRQRRLDIDCWISWLLQIHAEPGDVLVFTDDGTETTIDLLLACHLAGCGYSVCDSKDQLGVRAERISEYGHGISAHIVDVASAPVPQRLDEERRRQVTARIDEAATDPHLATRTAYVMPTSGSTGEPKLVQVNHGSLAAFCSGAARAYGWGPDDTVLQCAPLTSDISVEEIFGAALGGAAIVRSAALKAGDLQALISDLAAAGATIVDLPTSVWQLWCDDVDAMSLVGNSGLRQIVIGGEPIRSTAVDKWINTAGAENISLVSSYGPTEATVVVTYLPIIDRGQVLEPHARPRLGRPLTANAVVIAFGEVVVVGQMVADGYLGVDSASFGVVTTPDGRRLRAFATADRVTIDGDGYPIFAGRKDALVKISGKRVDTAEITRRIAADPTVVDVAVERHNGGLGVWFAAQRTRDEDQDLAVAARIRSVLVDSRVPSFSVYSVATIPRKPGGKIDTARLPTPAASGPGARVDGTGELAAGLAALWSTRLDRPITPHASLLCEGIGSLDLVRILPDTRRHLGRQVSILDLISADTAANLVDDMSITDSWMDADTAVEIERDFTRLSTWRAPAVSNPRRTSAGGTEPVVVVGASGILGTGFAEAILERTRSGAPRPDIVLAMRTAPPNNRVWTELRDTPGVRIERLVPGFGPGDVEALIRETGTGTLVNCIGNTNVVVPYRELRSANVELVASMAESCVSSGARLVHLSTYVVNADVDAPQVVDPRHAPYPYAAAKALAELAVAGAGRDLDFTIVRLPRILGTPEQVRGSTDILVSVADACHALQAYPAVELIEQVTTGRAAAESILRRLPEFGGPEELGSGIDVLRGQALAYRELLGTVASAAVDSHEWKRRLDESDWAKANPRRWSVIDAWIGLGSQLGGRSYADYLAAYPAVPLGIRSIGELVATPPPVRALLAHGCSGTQHPCPTTYQPDSVRQ from the coding sequence ATGCTCCCGTCTGAAGATCCACCTGCGCAACGTATTCCGCTGAGCCGATCACAGCAGAACATCTACAACGGTGTGTTGCGGGACCATGATCCCCACCTGTATCTGATCGGGAGGCGCTACCGCTTCGAACCGACACCACCGGCGGAATTCCTGACCGCTCTGCGCAAGGCCATCCTGGCCAACCCCGTTCAGTTGTGTGTTCTGGCGGCGTCCGCGGATGCCGGCGGATACCCGGACCTCGTGCCCCGACTGGACGTCGATGACCTCGTGCACGTATACCGCGATGACGACAGCACGGTGCTGGCGAGCGAGTGGGGATCCGGCATTCTCGCGAAGCCGCTGGCGCGCTACAGCGTCCAACTCGACGGTGATGGCCTGGTGCGTCGTCTCGACGCCGATGCGCACCATCTTCTGCTCGACGGGGGTGCCATCGGGATCATCGAAGCCCACCTGGGGCGCTTCCTCGCGGGCGGCAGCCAGACTGATATCGCTGGTGTCCGTGAAGGTTTGACCGGTGTCGCCACCGCACACCGCCGCGAGGCGATTCGGATCGACGAATCGCGTGAGCGGCTCACCACCGCTGTGCAACGCGAGCTTGCCGAGGGCAGTCATGGACATCCTGGTGCCGAACAACCGGTCATGGCCGCCAAGGGGATTCTTGCCGAATCCGCGGTGATCTCCGGCGAGGCCTACCGCGAGATTCTCAACGTGGCTGACCGGGAGAACGTGCCGCTCAATGTGCTCGTCGCGGCGGCGGCGACGGCAGTGGACGCGAGCATTCGTCACACCACCGACAGCCTCCTGGTGCACGCGGTGGACAACCGCTTCGGGGACCCTGACCTCGATGCCGCGACGTGCCTGGTCAACTCGGTGGCGCAACCCGTTCGGTTCCCGGCATTTGCGTCGGTGGCCGACGTGGTGCGCACGTTGGATCGGGGCTACGTCAAGGCCGTGCGGCGCCGCTGGCTGCGCGAAGAGCACTACCGCCGAATGTATCTGGCGATCAATCGGACCACCTCGGTGGAAACGTTGACCCTCAATTTTCTGCGTGAGCCCTGCGCACCCGAGCTGTCGACCTTCTTGGCCGCCGCACCGGTGACGATGCATATCGGACCCGTCGAGGGCATGACCGTGGCATCGGTCCTCGACGAGCGGCGACACACACTCACCCTCAACGTGTGGAACCGATCCGATCAGCTACGCCAGACAGTCGGTGTGGCGGAACGGATCTCGACCGCGCTGAGGTCCATGGCGACGATGTGGGATCTGCCCCTGGCGATGACCGTCGATGAGTGGTGCGGGATTGCCGATGACGGGACGGTTGCACCGGCAGATGACCGAGGCGATCCGCTGCCACCTGCGTGGTTCCTGGATCGCCCGGCGATCATCGGCGAATGGCGTCAGCGTCGTCTCGACATCGACTGCTGGATCTCCTGGTTGCTCCAGATCCACGCCGAGCCAGGTGACGTACTGGTTTTCACCGACGACGGCACCGAAACGACCATCGACCTCCTGCTCGCATGTCACCTGGCCGGGTGCGGCTACAGCGTCTGCGACAGCAAGGATCAGCTGGGAGTGCGGGCCGAACGAATCAGCGAGTACGGCCACGGCATCTCAGCGCACATCGTGGATGTCGCCTCGGCCCCCGTCCCGCAACGTCTCGACGAGGAACGCCGCCGTCAGGTGACGGCCCGCATCGACGAGGCGGCCACGGACCCGCACCTGGCCACCAGGACCGCCTACGTCATGCCCACGTCCGGCTCGACCGGGGAACCCAAACTCGTTCAGGTCAATCATGGTTCGCTGGCGGCGTTCTGCTCCGGAGCGGCCCGGGCGTACGGCTGGGGGCCGGACGACACCGTCCTCCAATGTGCCCCGCTCACCTCCGATATCAGCGTCGAAGAAATCTTCGGTGCCGCTCTCGGTGGAGCGGCCATCGTCCGTTCGGCTGCCCTGAAAGCCGGTGATCTGCAGGCACTCATCAGCGATCTGGCCGCCGCGGGGGCGACCATCGTCGATCTGCCCACCTCGGTGTGGCAGCTGTGGTGTGACGACGTCGACGCGATGTCGCTTGTCGGCAACTCGGGGCTGCGTCAGATCGTGATCGGCGGAGAACCAATCCGCTCCACTGCCGTCGACAAGTGGATCAATACCGCCGGCGCCGAGAACATCTCACTGGTGTCGAGCTACGGTCCGACAGAAGCCACGGTCGTGGTGACCTACCTGCCGATCATCGATCGCGGCCAGGTGCTGGAACCCCACGCGCGCCCGCGACTGGGGCGACCACTCACGGCGAATGCGGTGGTGATTGCGTTCGGTGAAGTCGTGGTGGTGGGGCAGATGGTGGCCGACGGCTATCTCGGTGTGGACAGCGCCAGTTTCGGCGTGGTCACCACTCCCGACGGCCGGCGCCTGCGCGCGTTTGCGACCGCCGACCGGGTAACGATCGACGGCGACGGATACCCGATCTTCGCGGGCCGTAAGGACGCGCTCGTCAAGATCTCGGGCAAGCGGGTCGACACCGCCGAGATCACCCGACGCATCGCGGCCGACCCGACGGTGGTCGATGTCGCCGTTGAACGTCACAACGGTGGGCTGGGGGTCTGGTTCGCGGCCCAGCGGACACGTGACGAGGACCAAGACCTCGCTGTGGCAGCACGTATCAGGAGCGTCCTGGTGGATTCTCGGGTGCCGTCGTTCTCCGTGTACAGCGTCGCAACTATTCCGCGGAAGCCCGGCGGGAAGATCGACACGGCACGGCTGCCGACACCTGCCGCTTCCGGACCAGGAGCCCGCGTCGACGGAACCGGAGAGTTGGCGGCGGGTCTCGCCGCCCTGTGGAGCACCCGCCTCGACAGGCCGATCACGCCGCACGCGTCGCTCTTGTGCGAGGGCATCGGGTCGCTGGACCTCGTGCGGATCCTGCCCGATACGCGCAGGCATCTCGGTCGACAGGTTTCGATTCTCGACCTGATCAGTGCCGATACCGCGGCGAACCTGGTGGACGACATGTCGATCACAGACAGCTGGATGGACGCCGACACCGCGGTCGAGATCGAACGCGACTTCACCAGACTGTCGACGTGGCGCGCCCCTGCGGTGTCGAACCCACGGCGAACCTCAGCCGGTGGCACAGAGCCCGTCGTGGTGGTGGGTGCGTCTGGAATTCTCGGCACCGGATTCGCCGAAGCGATTCTGGAGCGGACACGATCAGGCGCACCCCGTCCCGACATCGTGCTGGCCATGAGGACAGCCCCGCCGAACAATCGGGTCTGGACCGAGCTTCGCGATACCCCGGGCGTGCGGATCGAACGTCTCGTCCCCGGTTTCGGTCCGGGCGACGTGGAGGCCCTGATCCGCGAGACCGGCACCGGGACCCTCGTCAACTGCATCGGGAACACCAACGTCGTCGTTCCGTACCGCGAACTCCGCTCGGCCAACGTGGAATTGGTGGCGAGCATGGCCGAGTCGTGCGTGTCTTCGGGTGCCCGACTGGTGCATCTGTCGACGTACGTCGTCAATGCGGACGTCGACGCGCCACAGGTGGTCGACCCGCGTCACGCTCCGTACCCGTACGCAGCCGCCAAGGCACTCGCGGAACTGGCAGTGGCCGGGGCCGGCCGAGACCTCGACTTCACCATCGTGCGTTTGCCCCGGATCCTGGGGACACCTGAACAGGTGCGCGGGTCCACCGACATCCTGGTGTCCGTTGCCGATGCCTGCCATGCCCTACAGGCCTATCCGGCCGTCGAGTTGATCGAGCAGGTGACGACCGGCCGCGCTGCGGCGGAGAGCATTCTTCGCAGGTTGCCGGAGTTCGGTGGACCGGAGGAGCTCGGATCGGGGATCGACGTGCTGCGCGGGCAGGCGCTCGCGTACCGGGAATTGCTGGGCACGGTTGCCTCCGCAGCGGTCGACAGTCACGAATGGAAGCGCCGGCTGGACGAAAGTGATTGGGCGAAAGCCAATCCGCGGCGCTGGTCGGTGATCGACGCGTGGATCGGCCTGGGCTCACAGCTCGGTGGACGCTCGTACGCGGATTACCTGGCCGCGTACCCGGCCGTCCCGCTCGGGATCCGATCTATCGGCGAGCTCGTGGCGACACCGCCGCCGGTGCGGGCCCTGCTCGCCCACGGATGTTCGGGAACTCAACACCCGTGCCCAACGACCTATCAACCAGACTCCGTTAGACAGTGA